The Pan troglodytes isolate AG18354 chromosome 6, NHGRI_mPanTro3-v2.0_pri, whole genome shotgun sequence genomic sequence agctaatttttgtatttttagtagagacggggtttcaccatgttggccaggctggtctcaaactcctgacctcagatgatctgtctgcctcggcctcccaaagcgctgggattataggcctgagccattgtgcctggcctgatcttttttttttcagagatgcacACAGTTCTAAGCACCTACTCcctagacatacacacacatacaaacacatggtGTTAAGAACCTGTGTGATTTACGTATTATCCTTAAAGGCAAACTACAGCTTATCCAGACCAAATTAATATGTCAAAAAgggtacaaaataaaaatgccagaAGACAGTAGGAAGAAATGTCAACAAAAATGCCaccagaagagaaagaaggctCCCACATACCAGTTAAGCAGCAGATCAGGTGTCGGTCAGGGACTCTGTTCATCTGATAacaggagcccactgccctggcaACCTTGGTgtttctgaggctttcttcctcaGTACTTGGGCCAGTTTTTCtctgcattgtttttttttttttttttctcgagatggagtctcactctgtcgccaggctggagtgcagtggcgcgatctcggctcactgcaacctccgcctcccagattcaagcaattctcctgcctcagcctcccgagtagctgggactacaggcgtgcaccaccatgcccagctaatttttgtatttttagtagagacagagtttcaccaagttggccaggatggtcttgatttcttgacctcgtgatctgcctgcctcggcctcccaaagtgctgggattacaagcgtgagccaccgcgcccggcctcttggCATCCTTTTTAGAGTGCTCTTAGATTAACAAATGATTAAACACCTCTCTACAGCTCAGTATCTATTCAACATTAGTCATGTTGTagacataattaaaatatatcttccAACAAgcatgaatttccttttttttttggtctctccATTATGGGTATTTTGAAAGAAGCCTTTCTCCTGCCAACTGTACCTTTTGAACTACCTGGGCTCTATTATAAGAACAAAACTACAAGGATAGAAaggctaatttttttccttttctgatctACTGAAAAAAAGTCTCTCATAGGTCCCTCTTTGTGTTTGTCATCACCTGTAGAGTCCAAGAAATCGGAGGGTCTGCATGAGTTCAGCATAAGTGTGGTGATTTGGATACCAATCATAAGTCTCCTTCTTCTTGGCCAAGGGCAGTTCACTAAACAGTTTCACCACTTTCATAGACTTGGAATTAGTAGGCCTGGTGACTTCACCAAATAGCCGGGCACTGAGACGACACATGCGGAAGGCATATTCCGAAAGGGAGGACATTTCTTGAGTGGCAAGGAGTTAGAGTTCCTAttgaaaatgagaagaaaggtAAACAGGTTAGGGTAAGAAATTCCAAGATTAGCTAATGAATACGTTAGAAAATGCAAACACAGCAAGCCACTCATGGATCAGCGCAGTGTTGGCAGGATATGCCTTGGAGTGGAGAAGTATCCACAGTCCAAATGGCTATTTCCTTTCCATGCTTTACAGCTGCGATTTTTGCACTTCGTGTTTACATGCTATTACTTCCTTGCTGTATTGCCTCCTTTGCAACCAACTATTTTGTGATTCACCAGGTTATTTACTGACAGTCAGTTTACCTATTTGTAGGCTGGGGATGAAGAAGACAGGGAAACAAGTTATCCTAGTCCAGCATTATTATACCTTCAGAAAACACCCACCTAAGCAATCTGCAGCATTAATATGCTGACTGCTTGCCATCAAAAGGTGTAATCATGGCAGAGACATAATTATGTTGTCTTTACTATCAGTCCTTTGAACACTGTTCTCCTCAAGGGCTCCAGAAGGCTCTGAGAGCTGCTAATGAGTTATGAGGTCATTTGGCTTCTAGGTTACTGAACTGAATTTTGCCTAGAGACTGAGAGCCATTTGGGAAAAACAGACAGTAGccctataaaaataaatccaatagCTCAAAAGATCCATTTTCTTACTAAATAGAAGGCACGTATGAATTGTAAGGTTACTTGCTGTATCCTCCATCTTATATATTCTGCTTTAATGCAAACTAGCTAAGTTCTTATCAGCTGGAAACAGTAGCTTTTTCTTCAGAGACATACAACACTGAAATGGGTATAAGAATGATATCCGTGATATGCACAAATTACAGCTAATAGACATAAAAAACTATACAGGGGatacataaaaatcaagaaagctGCTGGTGGAATAACTATCTCAACTCAGTTTAGACCAGACGTAGGGGTTATTGTTGGCAGAATATGCCAATTTATGAGAAATTTTAGTAGTGAGATGAGAATCTTTGCTGACTCAGAGACTATCCTGGGAAACAGTTCAGCTGAGATGAAAAGGTGCTGATATTCAAGCAGGAAAAAGGCATAAACTTTGAAAAACCAATGGGAGAAATGTACCAAAAAACCCTCCTACATAAAAATGGTGCCAAGTGAATTTCAAAATAGTTCTTGCAAGAAAACAAACTGTGTTTAAATTAAGGAAGTTTTAATGCTTGTTTCAAGATCCATTAacagaggaggctgggcatggtagctcatgcctataatcccagtactttgagaggctgaggtgggaggatcgcttgaggtcaggacttcaagaccagcccaggcaacatggagaaatcttgtttttacagaaaaaaaaaacaaaaaacaaaagaaaataagaaaattagtctggtatggtagtgcacacctgtagttccagctacttgtggaggctgaggagggggacatcgcttgagcacaggagtttgaggttacactAAGTTATGACTGCACTACTGTACTCtatagcctgagtgacagagcaagattgtgtgtcaaaaaaaaaaaaaaaaaaaaaaaaaaaaaaagcagaggctgatctcaaaccACTGTCAACCTCAAAACCATTCAGAACACCAACCAAGCAATTTTGGGTCAATAGTGCCACCTGAAGGCTGGCAACGGTAGAACTGTCAGATCCAACGtccacccctccctccccaccatctGCAGATCACCTACAAGCCTGTTCTTCCTTTTCCATTCAGCATTCTCAGTTTCCTGATTCACTTCTTTCCCAACtctggttgggggtggggttgtTAGGACTAGGGTTATAGTCTCAAggtgaaaaaaattcatttagcaGTTTAATGTATAAACAAATCAGTGCCATAAACCTCTAAAAAGCCTTGCAAATGTCCAGAGTCACCTAGTTTCTTTGcatgctttttctcttcctttgcccTTTCCAAACATTAGATTCAAAAACAATAGTTGCTTCATCAACTTTGCTTTGTTTGCTTAATTACCATTGTGGCATCAGAATAGATTTCTGCTGTAATTGCACAGTATTTCCACAGTTAGTTATCTGTAAGCTGGTCTGGGAACTATCAGTTTGTTACAGTGTTTTCAGGAAAATCTGTTCTGAATTCCAAGTCCCTTTATTTGTCAATGAAGAGGCAACAGGGATTCCTGAGGCCTAGGTTTGACTACTGGCTCTGTCACTTAATCCTTGGGTTATTGTGAACAGTTACTCATCCTCTCTGAGTCTCCTTTTCTGAAAACAAAGCTTGCATGACTAGTGCGAAAATGAGTAACAGTGGCACTCAGTAGTAAATGGTAACTTACAAAAAAGAACGAGCCCAGATCTGTAAGTTTggttttcatatattctacatagacACATTTGTTTATTCCTTGTTCTTAAtcatgtttaagaaaaaaaaaaagagagagagagagacagacagatagatactCCATATAGTAAAAACTTTGTGCCTCCCTGGAATGATGACCTCATTTACAAAGACTGACAGCCAGAGAAACATAGGGAGAGGACCAGCACCTTGGTAACTTGACAAGATAGCCAGGAGGAAGGGACTCAGTAGGACAGTAGTCACTGAAGCCATCATAGGATGCTGCTGTTATGTCCATGCCCATTTTGGAATGTGGCAAATTACTGGGATACATACCTTGTAAGTAAAAA encodes the following:
- the MRPS33 gene encoding small ribosomal subunit protein mS33, which produces MSSLSEYAFRMCRLSARLFGEVTRPTNSKSMKVVKLFSELPLAKKKETYDWYPNHHTYAELMQTLRFLGLYRDEHQDFMDEQKRLKKLRGKEKPKKGEGKRAAKRK